The following proteins are co-located in the Aggregatibacter aphrophilus ATCC 33389 genome:
- a CDS encoding prepilin-type N-terminal cleavage/methylation domain-containing protein, whose translation MQKGFTLLEILIALLIISVLLTLSLPAWQQHRQQNILQKEQQKLYIFLRQIQARVENSSDIWFLIANRHQMTQRWCLTAQIKSDKLCDCLNPQHCPQEVSAHFYYPTFEDTILISKRYYPFEFTRLSGIRNTASTACFVLQANHQRTLFSFFNVGSLKLKDNQSLSACVNDEE comes from the coding sequence ATGCAAAAGGGATTTACCCTGTTAGAAATCTTAATCGCCCTGCTGATAATAAGTGTATTGCTCACATTGTCGCTTCCCGCATGGCAGCAGCATCGTCAGCAAAATATTTTGCAGAAAGAACAACAAAAGCTGTATATCTTTTTGCGTCAAATTCAGGCTAGAGTGGAAAATTCATCCGACATTTGGTTTTTAATTGCGAATCGCCATCAAATGACGCAACGTTGGTGCCTCACTGCTCAAATTAAGAGTGACAAATTATGTGATTGCCTCAACCCGCAGCATTGCCCGCAAGAGGTTTCCGCACATTTTTACTATCCTACATTTGAAGACACCATATTAATCAGCAAGCGTTACTATCCTTTTGAATTTACCCGTTTGAGTGGTATTCGGAACACGGCGTCAACAGCCTGTTTTGTGTTACAAGCGAATCATCAACGAACCCTATTTTCATTTTTTAATGTGGGTAGTTTGAAGTTAAAAGATAACCAATCCTTAAGCGCCTGTGTTAATGATGAAGAATAG
- a CDS encoding DUF5374 domain-containing protein: protein MISRLNFIRQKGMSLLSLLVALSLFSGIFLTFNQWGNAQRKSAVEIYQRFQGIQIAENQRQRQFLGLSCERDIYQNHIRFQVVCRQNQVTVKYPRGEISL from the coding sequence ATGATTTCACGCCTTAATTTTATTCGACAGAAAGGCATGAGCTTGCTGTCGTTGTTGGTGGCATTAAGTTTATTTAGCGGTATTTTTCTCACGTTTAACCAATGGGGTAATGCACAACGTAAAAGTGCGGTGGAAATTTACCAACGTTTTCAAGGGATCCAAATTGCCGAAAATCAACGGCAACGCCAGTTCCTTGGTCTGTCTTGTGAAAGGGATATTTACCAAAATCATATTCGTTTTCAGGTGGTTTGTCGGCAAAATCAGGTGACGGTGAAATATCCTCGCGGTGAAATTAGTTTATAA
- the recC gene encoding exodeoxyribonuclease V subunit gamma: MFTVYHSNQLEVQKSILVELIQRQPLSNSLQSEIVLVQSPGMAQWLQLQIAEQKGIAANFAFPMPASFIWQLYADNLPDVSQSNQFNKNAMMWRLIRLIPAYLHQPDFQPLRHYLAHSAQSEQFKLYQLAGKIADLFDQYLVYRPDWISAWEEHRDVEICQQIESQLSVDNDRLLAQIQQNITWQGVLWRALVQMVKTDTGLDLVQHRAHLHRLLLEKLRENRPLFLPERLFIFGIPALPKAYLEIFQAISQYCDVHLFFNNPCEEYWGDIVDPTFVEKLALRRRTDYRNQREKPLLSAEQVEFVQQQWDVTYDQEKLQVGNPLLASWGKLGRDFSYLLTQLEPQEISAYVEIAPRNLLSQLQHQILHLMPSGTEPLNYVENDRSLTFHSCHSVMREVETLQDYLLHLFQTDPNLTPKDIIVMVADIDKYTPYIQAIFGQNSAPNSAIPFSISDNKLSENDVLIAGFLALLQLKESTFSAEDVLAFLDIPAIRERFAIELQDLAQIRDWVKNAGVRFGLEKNADGETNYNSWQAGLERMLLGYALREENGIWQDSLGLDNSFGLKGQLVGRLSEFIERLFAWYQTLQHSFNITQWQQYLTALADDFFAVTTETNETLFYIKDVIQQFAEQLQDVHFEQPLVIDVVADVMNSALEENPNHYRFLAGKVNFCTLLPMRSIPFKVVCLLGMNDGEYPRQQQANSFDLMQYHRIKGDRARRDDDRYLFLEALLSAQEYLYISYIGRSISDNQEREPSVLVSQLLDYIVENLPDKGKDWRALLVQQHGMTAFSRKNFEKNDRTFSQSFAQQWLPLANSQAGRILQDFIQPMDFDAWEEERDIEFSRLVAFVKNPVKFFFERRLGVNFSEQEESIADSENFALDNALEKYAIHAELVEFDGDQTNAFFARQKVKGVLPRGEFATLYANQLLAETNAFKEKIIDYVSQTPHSLFAQLAVPTKNGEITLAGNVDRLYDEPSQRVTWRMATVKDKDRIEAWLYHLLLCATQPQPTESIFQGKDKREIFHVVPQPEAVAQLQIYVESYLAGYAQLQLIPTTGIDAYLELISNESAVDFEQCFARLTKIAEGDDYSRGDLYWQRVLVQTQELDLNWINHQVKAWFVPMLQAIKEEK; the protein is encoded by the coding sequence GTGTTTACCGTTTATCATTCCAATCAGCTTGAGGTACAAAAAAGCATTCTGGTTGAGTTAATTCAACGTCAACCGCTGAGTAATTCGCTCCAATCGGAAATCGTTTTAGTGCAAAGCCCGGGCATGGCGCAATGGTTACAATTGCAAATAGCCGAGCAAAAAGGCATTGCGGCGAATTTTGCTTTCCCGATGCCCGCCAGTTTTATTTGGCAGCTTTATGCCGATAATTTACCTGATGTATCTCAAAGCAACCAATTCAACAAAAATGCCATGATGTGGCGCTTAATTCGCTTGATTCCTGCCTATTTACATCAACCTGATTTCCAACCATTACGGCATTATTTGGCGCATTCCGCGCAGTCGGAACAGTTCAAACTCTACCAATTGGCAGGGAAAATCGCCGATTTATTCGACCAATATTTAGTTTACCGCCCCGATTGGATTAGCGCTTGGGAAGAGCATCGGGATGTTGAAATTTGCCAACAAATCGAAAGCCAATTAAGCGTTGATAATGATCGTTTACTGGCGCAGATTCAACAGAACATTACATGGCAGGGCGTATTGTGGCGCGCTTTGGTGCAAATGGTAAAAACCGATACCGGGTTGGATTTGGTACAACACCGCGCCCATTTACACCGGTTACTGTTAGAAAAACTCCGCGAAAATCGACCGCTCTTTTTACCCGAGCGCTTATTCATTTTCGGTATTCCTGCCTTGCCAAAAGCCTATTTGGAAATATTTCAGGCGATTAGCCAATATTGTGATGTGCATTTGTTCTTCAATAATCCTTGCGAGGAATATTGGGGTGATATTGTGGATCCGACATTTGTAGAAAAATTAGCGTTGCGTCGGCGCACCGATTATCGCAATCAGCGGGAAAAACCGTTACTGTCGGCGGAGCAAGTTGAGTTTGTGCAGCAACAATGGGATGTGACTTACGATCAGGAAAAATTACAGGTAGGGAACCCATTATTGGCTTCATGGGGAAAATTGGGACGGGATTTTTCTTATTTATTGACACAGTTGGAACCGCAGGAAATTTCAGCTTATGTAGAGATTGCACCGCGTAATTTATTATCGCAATTACAACATCAGATTCTGCATTTAATGCCAAGTGGCACCGAACCGTTAAATTATGTGGAAAATGACCGCTCTTTAACCTTCCATTCTTGCCATAGCGTGATGCGCGAGGTGGAAACCTTACAAGATTATTTATTGCATTTGTTCCAAACAGATCCAAACCTTACGCCGAAAGATATTATCGTGATGGTGGCGGATATTGACAAATATACGCCGTATATTCAGGCGATCTTTGGGCAAAACAGCGCACCGAACAGCGCCATTCCGTTTTCTATTTCCGATAACAAATTATCGGAAAATGATGTGCTGATTGCCGGGTTCTTAGCATTGCTACAGCTAAAAGAAAGTACATTCAGTGCGGAAGATGTATTGGCGTTTTTGGATATTCCGGCAATTCGTGAACGTTTTGCCATTGAATTGCAGGATCTTGCTCAAATTCGTGATTGGGTAAAAAATGCGGGCGTGCGTTTTGGGTTGGAGAAAAATGCCGACGGCGAAACCAATTATAATTCATGGCAGGCGGGCTTAGAGCGAATGTTGCTTGGTTATGCGTTGCGTGAGGAAAACGGCATTTGGCAGGATAGCCTTGGGTTAGATAACAGTTTTGGGTTGAAAGGACAGTTAGTCGGGCGATTGTCGGAATTTATAGAACGCTTGTTTGCGTGGTATCAAACCTTACAGCATTCCTTCAACATCACACAGTGGCAACAGTATTTAACGGCATTGGCAGATGATTTTTTTGCGGTCACAACCGAAACCAATGAAACCTTGTTTTATATAAAAGACGTGATTCAACAATTTGCCGAACAGTTGCAGGACGTGCATTTTGAGCAACCTTTAGTCATTGATGTTGTGGCAGATGTGATGAATAGTGCTTTGGAAGAAAACCCAAATCACTATCGCTTTTTGGCGGGCAAAGTGAATTTTTGCACCTTATTACCCATGCGTTCTATTCCGTTCAAAGTGGTGTGTTTGTTAGGGATGAATGATGGTGAGTATCCTCGCCAACAACAAGCCAATAGTTTTGATTTAATGCAATATCATCGCATCAAAGGCGATCGTGCACGCCGTGATGACGATCGTTATTTGTTCCTTGAAGCACTGCTGTCTGCGCAGGAATATTTGTACATCAGTTACATTGGACGTTCCATTTCTGATAATCAAGAACGTGAGCCCTCCGTATTGGTGAGCCAGTTATTGGATTACATCGTAGAAAATCTGCCGGATAAAGGCAAAGATTGGCGGGCATTACTGGTGCAACAACATGGCATGACGGCATTCAGTCGAAAAAACTTTGAAAAAAACGACCGCACTTTTAGTCAATCTTTTGCGCAACAATGGCTACCGTTGGCCAATTCACAAGCTGGTCGAATCTTGCAAGATTTTATTCAACCCATGGATTTCGATGCTTGGGAAGAAGAGCGCGACATTGAATTTTCCCGTTTGGTGGCTTTTGTAAAAAATCCGGTGAAATTTTTCTTTGAGCGTCGTCTTGGCGTTAATTTTTCCGAACAGGAAGAAAGCATTGCCGATAGCGAAAATTTTGCCTTGGATAACGCCTTGGAAAAATACGCTATTCATGCGGAATTGGTGGAGTTTGATGGCGACCAAACAAATGCGTTTTTTGCCCGCCAAAAAGTGAAAGGTGTGCTGCCACGCGGTGAGTTTGCTACCTTGTATGCCAATCAATTATTGGCGGAAACGAACGCGTTTAAAGAGAAAATTATCGATTATGTGTCACAAACTCCGCATAGCCTTTTTGCTCAATTGGCGGTGCCGACCAAAAACGGTGAAATTACCTTGGCAGGTAACGTGGATCGCCTGTATGACGAACCTTCACAGCGGGTAACTTGGCGTATGGCGACAGTGAAAGACAAAGATCGCATTGAGGCCTGGCTGTATCATCTATTGTTATGCGCCACGCAGCCACAGCCGACGGAATCCATTTTTCAAGGCAAGGACAAACGCGAGATTTTTCATGTGGTGCCTCAACCGGAGGCCGTTGCGCAACTGCAAATTTATGTCGAAAGCTATTTAGCCGGATATGCACAATTACAGCTGATTCCGACAACGGGCATTGACGCGTATTTGGAACTGATTTCCAATGAAAGTGCGGTCGATTTTGAACAATGTTTTGCGCGGCTAACCAAAATTGCCGAAGGTGATGATTATTCCCGTGGCGATTTATATTGGCAGCGCGTGTTGGTGCAAACGCAGGAATTAGATTTGAATTGGATAAATCACCAGGTGAAAGCGTGGTTTGTGCCGATGTTACAAGCGATTAAGGAGGAAAAATAA
- a CDS encoding PulJ/GspJ family protein, with amino-acid sequence MMKNRIRLKQKYYSGQSLVSLMLSVSLSSFLLLVILQFYSQHQQQNQEILLRLQLQTELQRVVQLMGKDLARTGFRAVSEKLTKDNLSLFEQPNQPSAITIAQMNAEKNNSCVVFFYDLDVNGCVGGQYKGDTCLANGRNATKEIERELFGYRLNKKMLETRLTYKSAVKQNCSLEDCQRYTQQSACNHGGWVDLLDDKEYEISHLTFDWLAEQKGIEVRLIGNLKQNKKIIYETAIVVPLLNGGVP; translated from the coding sequence ATGATGAAGAATAGAATTAGGTTAAAACAAAAATACTATTCGGGACAAAGTTTGGTGAGCTTAATGCTTTCGGTGTCGCTTTCTTCGTTTTTACTCTTGGTAATTTTGCAGTTTTATAGTCAACATCAGCAACAGAATCAGGAGATTCTTTTACGTTTGCAGTTACAAACGGAGTTACAACGCGTTGTTCAGCTTATGGGAAAAGATTTGGCGCGTACCGGTTTTCGGGCAGTGAGCGAGAAGTTAACAAAAGATAACTTGTCCTTATTTGAACAACCGAATCAGCCGTCTGCAATTACTATCGCTCAAATGAATGCAGAGAAAAACAACAGTTGTGTTGTATTTTTTTATGATCTTGATGTTAACGGTTGTGTGGGAGGGCAATATAAAGGCGATACTTGTCTGGCGAATGGGCGAAATGCAACCAAAGAAATTGAACGCGAATTATTCGGTTATCGGCTCAATAAAAAAATGCTGGAAACCCGTTTAACGTATAAAAGTGCGGTGAAACAAAATTGCAGTTTAGAAGATTGCCAACGCTATACCCAACAATCTGCCTGTAATCACGGTGGTTGGGTGGATTTGTTAGATGATAAAGAATATGAAATCTCTCATTTAACCTTTGATTGGCTGGCGGAACAAAAAGGCATTGAAGTGCGTTTAATTGGGAATTTAAAGCAGAATAAAAAAATTATCTACGAAACCGCTATCGTTGTGCCGTTATTAAACGGAGGAGTACCATGA
- a CDS encoding DUF2572 family protein translates to MIKAQRGMMTITLLVLLSGVLLLAMLFNDDLLRLYSSIASQRHLYAEQHLTLQHLSFTEKNARCEQLSTQESGDTFLLTFRLDNNRFVDGVRHYVWCRRDKLFQKQLVRNNHEKLFDQFISEAGLALFRQQLQSPPLILAKSPSVALYWFGVGETEWEIDKNVNAVIVAEGDLHIRGQGKISGSIITKGRLTLDENIKVTYSKSVATQIVQQYSRWRLAEKSWYDFTP, encoded by the coding sequence ATGATAAAGGCTCAACGCGGCATGATGACAATCACCTTGTTGGTGTTGCTCAGTGGTGTTTTGCTTCTTGCCATGCTATTTAACGATGATTTACTTCGTTTGTATTCATCCATTGCCTCTCAGCGACATTTATATGCGGAACAACATCTAACCTTGCAACATCTCAGCTTTACGGAGAAAAATGCGCGTTGCGAACAGCTTTCCACGCAGGAAAGCGGCGATACGTTTTTATTGACATTCCGCTTGGATAACAATCGATTCGTTGATGGCGTGAGGCATTATGTGTGGTGCCGCCGGGATAAATTGTTTCAAAAACAGCTGGTGCGAAACAATCATGAAAAATTGTTTGATCAGTTTATTTCCGAAGCGGGGCTTGCACTTTTTCGTCAACAACTGCAGTCGCCACCGTTAATCTTAGCTAAGTCTCCCTCTGTAGCATTGTATTGGTTTGGTGTAGGTGAAACCGAATGGGAGATTGACAAAAACGTGAATGCGGTGATTGTCGCCGAAGGCGATTTACATATTCGCGGTCAAGGCAAAATTAGCGGTTCGATTATTACGAAAGGGCGATTAACTTTAGATGAAAATATCAAAGTGACTTATTCAAAATCCGTTGCAACACAGATTGTGCAACAATACAGCCGTTGGCGTTTAGCGGAGAAGAGTTGGTATGATTTCACGCCTTAA